The Aeromicrobium sp. Leaf245 genome includes a region encoding these proteins:
- a CDS encoding histidine phosphatase family protein has translation MSERTIVHLMRHGEVHNPEGVLYGRLPEFYLSDLGHQMAVKAADFLSKHEIVHLVSSPLERAQQTAAPLATLLEAEVTIDPRVIEADNLFEGRTVGAEPRALAHPKNWWLLRNPFRPSWGEPYQDIATRMRAAVADARDAARGHEAVIVSHQLPVWIARQAFEQNSFVHDPRKRQCTLASITSLTFDGDDYVGFTYAEPAGDLLPDDLKAGKKFVGGA, from the coding sequence ATGAGCGAACGCACGATCGTCCACCTGATGCGCCACGGCGAGGTGCACAACCCCGAGGGCGTCCTCTACGGCCGGCTCCCGGAGTTCTACCTCTCCGACCTCGGTCACCAGATGGCCGTCAAGGCAGCCGACTTCCTGTCCAAGCACGAGATCGTCCACCTCGTGTCCTCGCCCCTCGAGCGCGCCCAGCAGACCGCCGCGCCGCTCGCGACCCTGCTCGAGGCCGAGGTGACGATCGACCCGCGGGTCATCGAGGCCGACAACCTCTTCGAGGGCCGCACCGTCGGGGCGGAGCCGAGGGCGCTGGCGCACCCGAAGAACTGGTGGCTGCTGCGCAACCCGTTCCGTCCCTCGTGGGGCGAGCCCTACCAGGACATCGCGACGCGCATGCGGGCCGCCGTGGCCGACGCGCGCGACGCCGCCCGCGGCCACGAGGCGGTCATCGTCTCCCACCAGCTGCCGGTCTGGATCGCCCGCCAGGCGTTCGAGCAGAACTCGTTCGTGCACGACCCGCGCAAGCGGCAGTGCACGCTCGCCAGCATCACGAGCCTCACCTTCGACGGCGACGACTACGTCGGCTTCACCTACGCCGAGCCCGCGGGCGACCTGCTGCCCGACGACCTCAAGGCCGGCAAGAAGTTCGTCGGAGGCGCCTGA
- a CDS encoding TlpA disulfide reductase family protein, with the protein MTRSFPRLGGVLLLVVTLAVLAGCSGRGTEGSTGGYVSGSRFVSLVPVDEREEAPVLEGEDLEGETISSADFAGRTLVVNVWGSWCPPCRKEAPVLQGVAEQYADQGVQFLGLNVRDQTAAARAFEKRIGTTYPSIVDTDGRQQLGFADSLPSQAIPTTWVIDAEGRVAARIIDPDLRASTLSGVIDDVLTSRS; encoded by the coding sequence GTGACCCGATCCTTCCCCCGGCTAGGTGGCGTGCTGCTGCTCGTCGTGACCCTCGCGGTGCTCGCCGGCTGCTCCGGTCGCGGCACCGAGGGCTCCACGGGCGGCTACGTGAGCGGCAGCCGCTTCGTCAGCCTCGTGCCGGTCGACGAGCGTGAGGAGGCGCCCGTCCTGGAGGGTGAGGACCTGGAGGGCGAGACGATCAGCTCCGCCGACTTCGCGGGCAGGACGCTGGTGGTGAACGTGTGGGGCTCGTGGTGCCCGCCGTGCCGCAAGGAGGCACCCGTGCTGCAGGGTGTCGCGGAGCAGTACGCAGACCAGGGCGTGCAGTTCCTCGGGCTCAACGTGCGCGACCAGACGGCCGCGGCGCGGGCCTTCGAGAAGCGCATCGGCACGACCTACCCGAGCATCGTCGACACCGACGGTCGCCAGCAGCTCGGGTTCGCCGACAGCCTGCCGTCGCAGGCCATCCCGACCACCTGGGTCATCGACGCCGAGGGCCGGGTGGCGGCGAGGATCATCGACCCCGACCTGCGTGCGTCCACGCTCTCGGGCGTCATCGACGACGTGCTGACGAGCCGGTCATGA
- a CDS encoding cytochrome c biogenesis CcdA family protein: MTDWFADTVLSGSLLLAVPVAVVAGLVSFFSPCVLPLLPGYLSYVSGVGVQDLETSGRSRLLLGSVLFVLGFTVVFVAGGALFGAVGQQLYDYRRLMSIVLGLVVIVLGLVFSGVLPVLQREVRVHAVPAVGVAIAPVLGVFFGLGWLPCIGPTLGAVLTLANTEGTLERGAFLTFTYCLGLGLPFVVAALAFGRFMGAVRWARRHQQTLQRVGGGLLVVVGVLLVTGVWDALVTDLQTWAGGYGAAI; the protein is encoded by the coding sequence ATGACCGACTGGTTCGCCGACACCGTCCTGTCGGGGTCGCTGCTGCTCGCGGTGCCGGTGGCCGTGGTGGCCGGCCTGGTGTCCTTCTTCTCGCCGTGCGTGCTGCCGCTGCTGCCCGGCTACCTGTCCTACGTGAGCGGCGTGGGCGTGCAGGACCTCGAGACGTCGGGCCGGTCGCGCCTGCTGCTCGGCTCCGTGCTGTTCGTCCTGGGCTTCACGGTCGTGTTCGTGGCCGGCGGTGCCCTGTTCGGCGCGGTGGGCCAGCAGCTCTACGACTACCGGCGGCTGATGTCGATCGTGCTCGGCCTGGTGGTGATCGTGCTGGGCCTCGTGTTCAGCGGCGTGCTGCCGGTGCTGCAGCGCGAGGTGCGCGTCCACGCCGTGCCCGCCGTGGGCGTGGCCATCGCCCCCGTGCTGGGCGTCTTCTTCGGGCTGGGGTGGCTGCCCTGCATCGGCCCCACGCTCGGTGCGGTGCTCACGCTCGCCAACACCGAGGGCACGCTCGAGCGCGGCGCCTTCCTGACCTTCACGTACTGCCTCGGGCTGGGGCTGCCGTTCGTGGTCGCGGCGCTCGCCTTCGGCCGCTTCATGGGTGCCGTCCGCTGGGCCCGCCGCCACCAGCAGACGCTGCAGCGGGTCGGTGGCGGGCTGCTCGTCGTCGTGGGGGTGCTGCTGGTGACCGGTGTGTGGGACGCCCTCGTGACCGACCTGCAGACGTGGGCCGGCGGATACGGGGCGGCGATCTGA
- a CDS encoding cytochrome c biogenesis protein ResB, which translates to MAREPRERPDLAPALGTVETLRWAWRQLTSMRTALLLLLLLAVAAIPGSIVPQRGVDARAVEAFQARHPDLTPWLERLGVFHTYTSPWFSAIYLLLMVSLVGCILPRTRVYLKAVRARPPKAPRNLERLPASAVFETDADVEEVLAVARETLRGPRLLPTRIDVVRGGAGPGAANDAGGGAGPGAANDAAEVRAERGYLRELGNLVFHASIVAVLVGVAVGALFGYRGAAIVTQGDGFANVLTQYDEFSSGALFDTDDLPPFSLQLDRMVARFWTEGPQRGAPRLFEASGSYRAGVDGAEKPYEIRVNHPLAVDGTSVFLVGQGYAPVIRVTDAQGDVVFDGAVPFLPADGTYTSNGVIKVPEAQPEQLGFQGFFLPTAVSDGTEEASISAFPGAVNPLLGLFVFHGDLGIDDGLPQSVYVLDKENLEQYKNADGSNFRVSLSPGQEADLPDGGTIEFVDLTLFARFQIASTPLVWLPLGGISIGIVGLVLSLAIRPRRTWVRARRDGSRTVVEVAALDRVPRDDLGTSLDELLERLRSGLGDRTDPQKETR; encoded by the coding sequence ATGGCCCGCGAACCTCGTGAGCGCCCTGACCTGGCGCCTGCGCTCGGCACGGTCGAGACCCTGCGGTGGGCGTGGCGCCAGCTCACGTCGATGCGCACGGCGCTCCTGCTGCTCCTTCTGCTCGCCGTGGCCGCGATCCCGGGCTCGATCGTCCCGCAGCGCGGTGTCGACGCCCGGGCGGTGGAGGCGTTCCAGGCCCGGCACCCCGACCTCACGCCGTGGCTGGAGCGGCTCGGCGTCTTCCACACCTACACGTCGCCCTGGTTCAGCGCGATCTACCTGCTGCTCATGGTGTCGTTGGTGGGCTGCATCCTGCCGCGCACCCGGGTGTACCTGAAGGCCGTCCGCGCCCGTCCGCCCAAGGCCCCGCGCAACCTCGAGCGCCTGCCCGCGTCGGCCGTGTTCGAGACCGACGCCGACGTCGAGGAGGTGCTGGCCGTCGCGCGCGAGACGCTGCGTGGCCCGCGCCTGCTGCCCACGCGCATCGACGTCGTGCGCGGGGGTGCCGGGCCCGGGGCGGCGAACGACGCCGGCGGGGGTGCCGGGCCCGGGGCGGCGAACGACGCTGCCGAGGTCCGGGCGGAGCGCGGCTACCTGCGCGAGCTCGGCAACCTGGTGTTCCACGCGAGCATCGTTGCGGTGCTGGTCGGCGTGGCCGTGGGGGCGCTGTTCGGCTACCGGGGTGCGGCGATCGTGACGCAGGGCGACGGCTTCGCCAACGTGCTCACCCAGTACGACGAGTTCTCCTCGGGTGCGCTGTTCGACACCGACGACCTGCCGCCGTTCTCGCTGCAGCTGGACCGGATGGTCGCGCGGTTCTGGACCGAGGGCCCGCAGCGGGGTGCGCCGCGGCTGTTCGAGGCGTCGGGCTCCTACCGGGCCGGCGTCGACGGCGCGGAGAAGCCGTACGAGATCCGCGTCAACCACCCCCTGGCCGTCGACGGCACGTCGGTGTTCCTCGTGGGCCAGGGCTACGCTCCCGTCATCAGGGTCACGGACGCACAAGGCGACGTCGTGTTCGACGGGGCGGTCCCGTTCCTGCCCGCGGACGGCACGTACACCTCCAACGGCGTCATCAAGGTGCCCGAGGCCCAGCCGGAGCAGCTCGGCTTCCAGGGCTTCTTCCTGCCGACCGCGGTGTCGGACGGCACGGAGGAGGCGTCGATCTCGGCCTTCCCCGGCGCCGTCAACCCGCTGCTCGGGCTGTTCGTCTTCCACGGCGACCTCGGCATCGACGACGGGCTCCCGCAGTCGGTCTACGTGCTCGACAAGGAGAACCTCGAGCAGTACAAGAACGCCGACGGGTCGAACTTCCGGGTGAGCCTGAGCCCGGGCCAGGAGGCCGACCTGCCCGACGGCGGCACCATCGAGTTCGTCGACCTGACCCTCTTCGCCCGGTTCCAGATCGCGTCGACGCCGTTGGTGTGGCTGCCCCTCGGTGGCATCAGCATCGGCATCGTCGGGCTGGTGCTCTCGCTGGCGATCCGCCCCCGGCGCACCTGGGTCCGGGCCCGTCGGGACGGCTCACGTACCGTGGTGGAGGTCGCCGCGCTCGACCGCGTCCCCCGGGACGACCTCGGCACGAGCCTCGACGAGCTGCTCGAGCGGCTGCGCAGCGGGCTCGGTGACCGGACCGATCCGCAGAAGGAGACCCGATGA
- the ccsB gene encoding c-type cytochrome biogenesis protein CcsB, which produces MNLADYAQVSNYAIASATGIVALAFLAHVAEWGFARRSAPASAQVPVTAGAPAETVADDAPASPEESPSRPDVLSSIAYSLAVLASVVLVVGMVSRGLAAQRVPWGNMYEFGVGGALVALVVYVVVARISPIEWLGGIVTGFALVVLGMASSTYVPAGPLVPALHSYWLVIHVAAVMIAGAFFLLGTAASVLYLVRARAEENGTVGPTLSRFPTAAVMDQLAYRVIAVGFPLWTFGALIAGPIWAHYAWGRYWGWDPKEVWAFITWVVYAGYLHARATAGWKGKRAATIAIVGFATFLFSYYGVNLFGSGLHSYAK; this is translated from the coding sequence ATGAACCTCGCCGACTACGCGCAGGTCTCGAACTACGCCATCGCCTCGGCCACGGGCATCGTCGCCCTGGCCTTCCTCGCGCACGTCGCCGAGTGGGGCTTCGCACGGCGCAGCGCGCCCGCGTCGGCCCAGGTGCCGGTCACCGCCGGTGCCCCCGCCGAGACGGTCGCCGACGACGCGCCTGCCTCGCCCGAGGAGTCGCCGAGCCGTCCCGACGTCCTCTCGTCGATCGCCTACTCCCTCGCCGTGCTCGCGAGCGTCGTGCTGGTCGTCGGCATGGTCTCCCGCGGGCTCGCGGCGCAGCGGGTGCCGTGGGGCAACATGTACGAGTTCGGCGTCGGCGGTGCCCTGGTGGCGCTCGTCGTCTACGTCGTCGTCGCGCGGATCTCGCCCATCGAGTGGCTCGGTGGCATCGTCACGGGCTTCGCGCTGGTCGTGCTCGGGATGGCGTCGTCGACGTACGTGCCGGCCGGACCGCTCGTGCCCGCCCTGCACTCCTACTGGCTCGTCATCCACGTGGCCGCGGTCATGATCGCGGGAGCCTTCTTCCTGCTCGGCACGGCGGCGTCGGTGCTGTACCTCGTCCGCGCCCGCGCCGAGGAGAACGGCACCGTCGGCCCGACGCTGTCGCGGTTCCCGACCGCCGCCGTGATGGACCAGCTGGCCTACCGCGTGATCGCCGTGGGCTTCCCGCTCTGGACGTTCGGCGCCCTCATCGCGGGCCCGATCTGGGCGCACTACGCCTGGGGCCGCTACTGGGGCTGGGACCCCAAGGAGGTCTGGGCGTTCATCACCTGGGTGGTCTACGCCGGCTACCTGCACGCCCGTGCCACGGCCGGCTGGAAGGGCAAGCGCGCCGCGACCATCGCGATCGTCGGCTTCGCCACCTTCCTGTTCAGCTACTACGGCGTCAACCTCTTCGGCTCCGGCCTCCACTCCTACGCCAAGTAG
- a CDS encoding DUF559 domain-containing protein, translated as MNLPTDRPFTVSEAAASGVTRDVLRSRRFRRLLRGVYVGADVALTLRVRLLAVLLVLPDDCAVSHRTALALWGHDTRGAGLELSTRTELRTRLPGVVLHRRMHPIQTVERDGLRVTTPERTFVDCATRLGIVALVQAAEHLLRTATTRNVLDTFCWTHHLHGVVRARRAMALVREGAESPMESLLRLMLVFARLPEPRVNVDVRDAQGRFVARVDLLYPRWKVVVEYDGRHHETDARQWARDRWRREALEALGYRVIVVAAADLAEPRHIPWRVHRALVERGYDGPRPVTSVQWLRWFTRAPVVDTSGARRAA; from the coding sequence ATGAACCTGCCCACCGACCGACCGTTCACCGTGAGCGAGGCAGCGGCGAGCGGGGTGACACGCGACGTCCTGCGGAGTCGCCGGTTCCGTCGTCTGCTGCGCGGCGTGTACGTCGGAGCCGACGTCGCGCTGACCCTGCGGGTGCGGCTGCTCGCGGTGCTCCTCGTGCTCCCTGACGACTGCGCGGTGAGTCACCGCACCGCGCTGGCCCTCTGGGGACACGACACCAGGGGAGCGGGACTGGAGCTCTCCACCCGCACCGAGCTGCGTACCCGTCTGCCCGGGGTCGTGCTGCACCGTCGAATGCACCCCATCCAGACCGTCGAGCGCGACGGCCTCCGGGTGACGACGCCGGAGCGGACCTTCGTCGACTGCGCGACCCGGCTCGGGATCGTCGCGCTGGTGCAGGCGGCGGAACACCTCCTGCGGACCGCCACGACGAGGAACGTCCTGGACACCTTCTGCTGGACCCATCACCTCCATGGCGTGGTTCGCGCACGGCGAGCGATGGCCCTGGTGCGGGAGGGAGCGGAGTCACCCATGGAGTCCCTGCTCCGGCTCATGCTGGTCTTCGCACGGTTGCCGGAGCCGCGGGTCAACGTCGACGTCCGCGACGCACAGGGCCGGTTCGTCGCGCGGGTCGACCTCCTGTACCCGCGCTGGAAGGTGGTGGTGGAGTACGACGGGCGGCACCACGAGACCGACGCTCGCCAGTGGGCACGTGACCGGTGGCGACGGGAGGCGCTCGAGGCGCTCGGCTACCGGGTCATCGTGGTTGCGGCCGCCGACCTGGCCGAGCCACGGCACATTCCGTGGCGCGTTCATCGCGCCCTGGTCGAGCGCGGCTACGACGGACCGCGTCCGGTGACGAGCGTCCAGTGGCTCCGCTGGTTCACTCGGGCTCCCGTTGTGGACACTTCCGGGGCACGACGAGCCGCCTGA
- a CDS encoding PLD nuclease N-terminal domain-containing protein → MGKALIAIVGVVLLVYAFFDLIATPRSQVRGLPKAAWFVAILVPFVGPLAWVFLGSQPRKGRPPRDSGYGWPGGRPPTRGPDDDPDYLRGL, encoded by the coding sequence ATGGGCAAGGCACTGATCGCGATCGTGGGCGTGGTCCTGCTCGTGTACGCGTTCTTCGACCTCATCGCCACCCCTCGCTCGCAGGTCCGCGGCCTGCCGAAGGCGGCGTGGTTCGTCGCCATCCTGGTCCCGTTCGTCGGACCGCTCGCCTGGGTGTTCCTGGGCTCGCAGCCCCGCAAGGGCCGCCCGCCCCGCGACTCCGGCTACGGCTGGCCCGGCGGCCGCCCGCCCACCCGCGGCCCCGACGACGACCCCGACTACCTCCGCGGCCTCTGA
- a CDS encoding DUF4229 domain-containing protein, producing the protein MKAFWRYTLARLSVLAVTYLLLWGVGQFFLEFDELTNLLVLLAAMIISSIISIFLLAGMREDLAANVQQRAERMSSRIEESRSAEDVD; encoded by the coding sequence ATGAAGGCCTTCTGGAGGTACACGCTCGCCCGGCTCAGCGTCCTGGCCGTCACCTACCTGCTCCTGTGGGGCGTGGGCCAGTTCTTCCTGGAGTTCGACGAGCTGACGAACCTGCTCGTCCTCCTCGCCGCCATGATCATCTCCTCGATCATCTCGATCTTCCTGCTCGCCGGGATGCGCGAGGACCTCGCCGCGAACGTGCAGCAGCGGGCCGAGCGCATGTCGTCGCGCATCGAGGAGTCGCGCAGTGCCGAAGACGTCGACTGA
- a CDS encoding PLP-dependent cysteine synthase family protein, whose translation MPKTSTETRAWIDEAIRRVEADANRSADTHLHAVPVATPDVDLYLKDESVHPTGSLKHRLARSLFLHALCNGWIGPHSTIVEASSGSTAVSEAYFARLVGLPFVAVMPAATSTEKVALIEWHGGRCHFVQNAADVYDEARRVAADCGGHYMDQFTYAERATDWRGNNNIAESIFEQMSAERHPVPTWVVVSAGTGGTSATIGRYLRYRRHPTSLLVADPENSAFLDGWAQDTSDVVTGASSRIEGIGRPRVEPSFVGGVIDDMLRVPDAASIATMRWTSDRLGRLVGGSTGTNVWASLTLATRMHRAGEQGSIVTLLCDAGERYLSSYYDDAWLAERGIDLAPFSAMLEEYDATGSLPVPNDRGVS comes from the coding sequence GTGCCGAAGACGTCGACTGAGACCCGCGCCTGGATCGACGAGGCGATCCGCCGCGTCGAGGCCGACGCCAACCGCAGCGCCGACACCCACCTGCACGCGGTGCCCGTCGCCACGCCCGACGTCGACCTGTACCTGAAGGACGAGTCGGTCCACCCCACCGGCAGCCTCAAGCACCGCCTCGCCCGCTCGCTCTTCCTGCACGCCCTCTGCAACGGCTGGATCGGTCCGCACTCCACGATCGTCGAGGCGTCCAGCGGGTCCACCGCCGTCAGCGAGGCATACTTCGCCCGGCTCGTCGGCCTGCCGTTCGTGGCCGTCATGCCGGCCGCCACGAGCACCGAGAAGGTCGCGCTCATCGAGTGGCACGGCGGCCGCTGCCACTTCGTGCAGAACGCCGCCGACGTGTACGACGAGGCCCGCCGCGTGGCCGCCGACTGCGGTGGCCACTACATGGACCAGTTCACCTACGCCGAGCGAGCCACCGACTGGCGGGGCAACAACAACATCGCCGAGTCGATCTTCGAGCAGATGTCGGCCGAGCGTCATCCCGTCCCCACCTGGGTCGTGGTCAGCGCCGGCACGGGCGGCACGTCGGCCACGATCGGCCGCTACCTGCGCTACCGCCGCCACCCCACGTCGTTGCTGGTGGCCGATCCCGAGAACTCCGCGTTCCTCGACGGCTGGGCGCAGGACACCTCCGACGTGGTCACGGGCGCCTCGTCGCGCATCGAGGGCATCGGCCGGCCGCGCGTGGAGCCGTCGTTCGTCGGCGGCGTCATCGACGACATGCTCCGCGTCCCCGACGCCGCCTCCATCGCCACGATGCGCTGGACGAGCGACCGGCTCGGACGACTCGTGGGCGGCTCCACCGGCACCAACGTGTGGGCGTCGCTGACCCTTGCCACCCGCATGCACCGGGCAGGGGAGCAGGGCAGCATCGTCACGCTGCTGTGCGACGCGGGGGAGCGCTACCTCAGCTCGTACTACGACGACGCGTGGCTGGCCGAGCGCGGCATCGACCTCGCGCCGTTCTCGGCGATGCTCGAGGAGTACGACGCGACCGGCTCCCTGCCGGTGCCGAACGATCGTGGGGTCAGCTGA
- a CDS encoding metallophosphoesterase family protein: MSSADMPPTARHPRRLRVGVVSDTHAPRFWKGLPERVAEELRGVDLVLHAGDVCVPSVLDELAALAPVRVVLGNNDGADVAAWGAPETLELELAGVRVAMIHDAGAKQGRVRRMRRRFPDADVVVFGHSHIPWDETSEDPDDGLRILNPGSPTDKRRQPHGTLGHLVLADGRVESWTLVEVS, encoded by the coding sequence GTGAGCTCGGCCGATATGCCGCCCACGGCCCGGCACCCCCGCCGGCTCCGCGTCGGAGTCGTCTCCGACACCCACGCGCCGCGGTTCTGGAAAGGCCTGCCCGAGCGCGTCGCCGAGGAGCTGCGCGGCGTCGACCTGGTGCTGCACGCCGGCGACGTGTGCGTGCCGTCGGTGCTCGACGAGCTGGCCGCGCTCGCCCCCGTCCGCGTGGTCCTGGGCAACAACGACGGCGCCGACGTGGCCGCGTGGGGCGCACCGGAGACCCTCGAGCTCGAGCTCGCCGGCGTGCGCGTGGCGATGATCCACGACGCCGGCGCCAAGCAGGGCCGTGTGCGGCGCATGCGTCGGCGCTTCCCCGACGCCGACGTGGTCGTGTTCGGCCACTCCCACATCCCGTGGGACGAGACGAGCGAGGATCCCGACGACGGCCTGCGGATCCTCAACCCCGGCTCGCCCACCGACAAGCGACGCCAGCCGCACGGCACGCTGGGCCACCTCGTGCTCGCCGACGGACGCGTCGAGTCGTGGACGCTCGTCGAGGTCAGCTGA
- a CDS encoding 1,4-dihydroxy-2-naphthoate polyprenyltransferase → MTDSSSATLSQWVEGARPRTLPAAVAPVLAGTGVAAFVDDVVWAKALLALGVSLALQIGVNYANDYSDGVRGTDHDRVGPLRLVGSGLASPAAVKAAALGFLGLGALLGLALAATTTWWLLLVGVAALGAAWTYTGGSNPYGYRALGEVSVFLFFGLVAVLGTVYVQVESLPWEAWAAAVGVGALACAILVANNLRDIPTDVEAGKRTLAVVLGDARSRTFYVALVVVAAAAAVAIAVGATPWALLALPGLLPVVPAVRAVVGGAVGPALVPVLKTTGIAELLWSAGLALGLVLGR, encoded by the coding sequence GTGACCGACAGCAGCAGCGCGACCCTCTCGCAGTGGGTCGAGGGGGCCCGTCCCCGCACCCTCCCCGCCGCCGTGGCGCCCGTGCTCGCCGGGACGGGCGTGGCCGCGTTCGTCGACGACGTGGTCTGGGCCAAGGCGCTGCTCGCCCTCGGGGTCTCGCTGGCCCTGCAGATCGGCGTGAACTACGCCAACGACTACTCCGACGGGGTGCGCGGCACCGACCACGACCGCGTCGGCCCCCTGCGCCTGGTCGGGTCGGGGCTCGCGTCGCCGGCCGCGGTCAAGGCCGCGGCCCTCGGGTTCCTCGGCCTCGGCGCGCTCCTCGGCCTCGCCCTCGCCGCCACCACCACGTGGTGGCTGCTGCTCGTGGGCGTCGCTGCGCTCGGGGCCGCGTGGACCTACACCGGCGGCTCGAACCCCTACGGCTACCGGGCCCTCGGCGAGGTGAGCGTGTTCCTGTTCTTCGGGCTCGTGGCCGTGCTCGGCACCGTGTACGTGCAGGTCGAGTCCCTGCCCTGGGAGGCATGGGCGGCTGCCGTCGGCGTCGGCGCACTCGCCTGCGCGATCCTCGTGGCCAACAACCTGCGCGACATCCCCACCGACGTCGAGGCCGGCAAGCGCACGCTCGCCGTCGTGCTCGGCGACGCCCGCTCGCGCACCTTCTACGTCGCGCTCGTGGTGGTCGCCGCGGCAGCGGCCGTCGCGATCGCCGTCGGCGCCACCCCGTGGGCCCTGCTGGCGCTGCCGGGGCTGCTCCCCGTCGTCCCCGCCGTGCGCGCGGTCGTCGGCGGGGCCGTGGGCCCGGCCCTCGTCCCCGTCCTCAAGACGACCGGCATCGCCGAGCTGCTGTGGTCGGCCGGACTGGCGCTCGGCCTCGTGCTGGGCCGGTGA
- a CDS encoding AMP-binding protein, giving the protein MAGPAREVLELLRPWVDGVDTAPLVVRTSGSTGEPKDVRLSRDAVLASATASAARLGGPGQWLLALPVTGVGGLQVLVRSLLAGAEPVLLDEHADLEQAVAAMRPPTAAPRRYASLVPTQLHRLAQAGRLDVVASLDAVLVGGAAVDPALLERSREAGVRVVRTYGMSETSGGCVYDGVPLDGVDLRIVEPVDGVGRVQVSGPVLFDGYGDEPRVGAWFDTADLGRVDDGVLSVVGRADDVVVSGGVNVPLPAVERALREVPEVHDAAVAGVPDEEWGTRVVAVVVPADATCLDGVRAERLRDALEDAGLPRAWGPRDVVLVDAVPLLPGGKVDRLAVRRLTGG; this is encoded by the coding sequence GTGGCGGGGCCGGCGCGTGAGGTCCTGGAGCTGCTCCGGCCGTGGGTCGACGGCGTCGACACCGCCCCCCTCGTCGTGCGCACGTCGGGGAGCACGGGCGAGCCCAAGGACGTGCGGCTGTCGCGCGACGCGGTGCTGGCGTCCGCCACCGCCAGCGCCGCGCGTCTCGGTGGGCCGGGCCAGTGGCTCCTGGCCCTGCCGGTCACCGGCGTGGGTGGCCTGCAGGTGCTGGTGCGGTCCTTGCTCGCGGGAGCCGAGCCGGTGCTGCTCGACGAGCACGCCGACCTGGAGCAGGCCGTGGCGGCGATGCGGCCACCGACGGCGGCACCCCGGCGGTACGCCTCGCTGGTCCCGACCCAGCTGCACCGGCTGGCGCAGGCCGGACGACTCGACGTGGTCGCGTCGCTCGACGCCGTCCTCGTCGGCGGCGCTGCCGTCGACCCCGCCCTGCTGGAGCGCTCGCGCGAGGCGGGTGTGCGGGTGGTGCGGACCTACGGCATGAGCGAGACGAGCGGCGGCTGCGTGTACGACGGCGTCCCGCTCGACGGCGTGGACCTGCGCATCGTCGAGCCCGTCGACGGCGTGGGGCGCGTCCAGGTGTCGGGCCCGGTGCTGTTCGACGGCTACGGCGACGAGCCTCGGGTCGGTGCGTGGTTCGACACGGCCGACCTCGGCCGGGTCGACGACGGTGTGCTGAGCGTGGTGGGTCGCGCCGACGACGTGGTGGTCAGTGGCGGGGTCAACGTGCCGCTGCCCGCCGTCGAGCGGGCGCTGCGCGAGGTGCCCGAGGTGCACGACGCGGCGGTCGCCGGTGTGCCCGACGAGGAGTGGGGCACGCGCGTCGTCGCCGTGGTGGTGCCGGCCGACGCCACGTGCCTCGACGGCGTGCGGGCCGAGCGCCTGCGCGACGCCCTGGAGGATGCCGGTCTGCCCCGGGCGTGGGGGCCGCGCGACGTCGTGCTCGTCGACGCGGTGCCGCTCCTGCCCGGGGGCAAGGTCGACCGGCTGGCCGTGCGGCGGCTCACCGGCGGGTGA
- a CDS encoding SDR family oxidoreductase, producing the protein MSQIAIVGGHGQIALHLIDQLRARSHDVVALVRSDAHVSDVEQRGATARRLDIEKQDADGFAHAFEGCHAVVFAAGGGADGNIDRKRSVDLEGSLKSIDGAKLAGISRFVQVSAIGVDLPLPEDTDDVWRAYVEAKRDADVALRGSGLDWTIVRPGRLTDDPARGTVTLGDSVARGEIPRADVAAVLAESLDTGAGIGRQWDLVSGDTPIDQAVASA; encoded by the coding sequence ATGTCGCAGATCGCCATCGTCGGGGGCCACGGCCAGATCGCCCTCCACCTCATCGACCAGCTCCGTGCCCGCAGCCACGACGTCGTCGCGCTCGTGCGCAGCGACGCCCACGTGTCCGACGTCGAGCAGCGCGGTGCCACCGCGCGCCGCCTCGACATCGAGAAGCAGGACGCCGACGGCTTCGCCCACGCCTTCGAGGGATGCCACGCCGTGGTGTTCGCCGCCGGCGGCGGCGCCGACGGCAACATCGACCGCAAGAGGAGCGTCGACCTCGAGGGGTCGCTGAAGTCGATCGACGGGGCGAAGCTCGCCGGCATCAGCCGCTTCGTGCAGGTCTCGGCCATCGGCGTCGACCTGCCGCTGCCCGAGGACACCGACGACGTGTGGCGCGCCTACGTGGAGGCCAAGCGCGACGCCGACGTCGCCCTGCGCGGGAGCGGCCTCGACTGGACGATCGTGCGCCCCGGCCGCCTCACCGACGACCCGGCTCGCGGCACCGTGACGCTCGGCGACTCCGTGGCCCGGGGGGAGATCCCCCGGGCCGACGTGGCCGCCGTGCTCGCGGAGTCCCTCGACACCGGGGCGGGCATCGGCCGCCAGTGGGACCTCGTGTCCGGAGACACCCCGATCGACCAGGCCGTCGCCTCCGCCTGA